Proteins found in one Phocoena sinus isolate mPhoSin1 chromosome 5, mPhoSin1.pri, whole genome shotgun sequence genomic segment:
- the PARM1 gene encoding prostate androgen-regulated mucin-like protein 1, which translates to MVYQTLFALCIFTAGLRLQSASESALSPVSLPAKSSPPTAFSPQSPPASPTGGTPSNSVLPDTASARTSPSAKNVSTEPREEEPTSPASNWEGTDTDASPTSSGVHLTPTLEEHTSDTPEARVAATGSQPPVESPALTSPQAPASSPSPPSTSPAEEVPSASVSTNHNSAEASTKPTGALTPSEPPAEEHISGHIATSHAPAEPVPTKTTAQATVPPRVTCMLIDTETTTAPPGVIMQEVEHALSSGSIAAITVTVIAVVLLVFGVAAYLKIRHSSYGRLLDDHDYGSWGNYNNPLYDDS; encoded by the exons GACTGAGGCTACAGAGCGCGTCTGAATCAGCTTTGTCGCCTGTTTCTCTTCCGGCAAAGAGCAGCCCACCAACGGCCTTCTCTCCGCAAAGCCCTCCCGCCTCCCCTACCGGTGGAACACCCAGCAACTCGGTTCTCCCAGATACAGCATCGGCCCGGACATCTCCATCCGCCAAGAACGTCTCCACAGAGCCCAGAGAAGAGGAACCCACCAGCCCAGCCTCCAACTGGGAGGGCACAGACACAGACGCCTCACCAACAAGCAGTGGGGTCCACTTAACACCCACGCTCGAGGAACACACTTCAGACACTCCCGAGGCCAGGGTGGCAGCTACAGGGTCGCAGCCCCCCGTTGAGTCTCCCGCACTCACCTCCCCTCAAGCGCCAGCCTCATCACCTTCACCCCCATCAACCTCACCAGCAGAGGAGGTTCCCTCTGCCTCTGTGAGCACCAACCATAACTCCGCTGAGGCCAGCACCAAGCCCACAGGAGCTCTAACCCCATCAGAGCCCCCAGCGGAGGAGCACATCTCTGGCCACATAGCCACTTCACATGCCCCCGCCGAGCCAGTGCCCACCAAGACCACGGCCCAAGCAACTGTGCCCCCCAGAGTGACCTGTATGCTGATAGACACGGAGACCACCACTGCCCCCCCCGGGGTGATCATGCAGGAAGTGGAGCATGCACTAAGTTCAG GCAGCATCGCCGCCATTACGGTGACAGTCATTGCTGTGGTGTTGCTGGTGTTTGGAGTTGCAGCCTATCTAAAGATCAG GCATTCCTCCTACGGAAGGCTCTTGGATGACCACGACTACGGGTCCTGGGGAAACTACAACAATCCTCTGTACGACGACTCCTAA